The stretch of DNA CTGGCCCTCAGCACCTCTCTCCCCCAGAACAAAGGCAGAAAGAGCCCCGTCCCGCCCTGGCTCTTCTTCCCTTTGTGCGCAGGTCCTCCCTGTCGGGGGGTGTGTCTGGGAGCTGAGGTCAAACACAGGAGGGAGGTGGCCACTGGCCGGCACTCCCAGTTGGGATGGAGGGAGtcctgggcggggtggggtggggctggaggcccagctcacctgcAGGTTCTCCAGGTGAGTCACGGACTTGCAGTGGGAGAGCTTTGCCCCCGAGCTGCCGTGGTAGAACTTACAGCAGATGCGGCAGACGTAGCCCATCACAGGCACCATGACGTCCGCACCTGCGGGACAGCGGGGTCTGTCACTCACGTTCCTCCACACCCGCCAGGTGTGCCGCCCCCTTTAGGGGCCCATTTATTCCCCACCTTCCCGGTGGGAGAAAGGGACAAGAGGATAGGCCACCTGGGCAGGATGCTGTGGCCGGGATCTGGGGGTCACCTGGAGGCTGAGGTCTTACCATGTGCAGTGTTGGGGCTGTGGGCCTCTGAGTCTTTCCGCTCTTCTGTGGCTACCCCTCTGGACCTTACCTGGAAAGATGCAAGTGTGGGCCTCAGATCTACCTTCCCCCAGAGCTCCCCACCCCtgaatgcaggtgtgtgtgtgtgggggggggcttAGAACTCGCCCATGCTCTTAAACATAGTCCCCTTGATTTTGAGGAGGCGGTAGGTGGCATTCTCGGAGCCTTCGCACATGCCGATCCTGCCTCCCACAGTACCCTTCCCAACCTATACTTTGTAGTCTCAGCTCAATCTCAGCTCCCACAGTGGCCATAATCCATGCCAGGTGCGCCCAACACATCGCACATGTCATCTCATTGAATTTTCACAACCAACACCTATGGTTCACACATTTTACATAAGAGAAAACATTAACTCACTTGCCTGGCGTCATACAGCTGGTTTAGGGAGGAGCCAGGGCAGTAAACCCTGGTAGGCCCCAAGCCCTGCTTTCACGATTCACCGTGAGCCCCCTGCCAGCCCATGAGTTCCCACCTGATGCTGCAGTGACCTCAGTCCTGGGAATGGGTTTCCCGTGACCTAGGACCCCTCGTCTCACCTGGCCATAAGCCCCTTCCAGATGAGGCCACCTGACTCCAGCCATGTCAGCCTCACCATGCCTAACAGTGCCTCCCACACACCAGGCAAGCAAACGTGGCTTCTAAGAGTGACAACCACGCCCGTGTGCCCGCCGGGGCTGGGACCCTCACAGCCTGAGTGGGGACTATTTGAACAGAGGAAAAGGCTCAGAGACGCCATGGGGCTTGCCCAGGACACCACTTCTGACTGAATAGCAAGGCCAGCCTCACCCCTaacctgcctggggctggaggccacCCTGCCAACCCTCCACCCACAGTCCCTCTGCGTCCTTTCTGCCGCCCATCACCACCCTGGGCTGGAACGGGTGAGCTCTGCCAGGGGCCAGGCCTTCGTCCCCACATATCCCAGCACCGGGGTCTGGCCCAGAACAGCTGCTCCGGAAACATCGGTTAAACTGAAGAGAGTCCACACTTCTCTAGCTCCTCGCTCATGGGAGACAGAGGAGCGGGGCATCTGAGCACAACCGGGCATCCCAGTTGGTGAGATTCTGCCAGGAGTGCTGGGTACATGCCCGGTATGCAGGTAGGTAGGTGCTCAAAAAGCGTGGACTGCATGAGCTACCATCATTAGCAGCATCTTACGTGGACCTTTCCTGTATGTGCTGCATCGTCCCCGCCCACGCCCTTACTGATGCTGTTCCCTCGCAGATCTCACCGCCACCTGTAGTCACTGTGGTGTATTTACACAGCCCCACAGAATAGTTACCACCAATACTGAATTGGAGCAGGCATTAGTGCCTATAAAGGCCAGCACAGTGCCTCCTGGCCCCAGGAGGTGGGGCGCGGTCCCCCCTGGGCTGGGAGTCCGGCCTCCAGCCTGCCTCCCACATTCCTTCCTCCCGCCAAGCACCTGCTTGCAGAATTCCTCCTCAACCTCGATCTCTTCCTcattatcctcctcctcctcctcctcctcgtcatcGTCCTCAAAGCAGCCCACGGCGTCCACCGTGATGAAGTGGTCCTCATCTTGGCCAGCTAGCTCCTTCTCGAACATCTTCAGCTGCCCAGgaagtgggccagggctcaggtcAGCTCTGGGTGGCCCAGGTGCCACACGCCATCCACCCCACACCCCTGGGAACCTCAGTCGCTCTGGACCTGCTAGGAGTTCGGGCTGGGATAAATCTCaacttgctgtgtggccttggccaagactctgcacctctctgagcctatGTCCTCCGAGGGAACTGGGGTTACCTCCTTGGCTTTGTCCTTGTGCCCCTGGGACTTCACGTGCTCCACGAACTTGCGGGGGGTCCTGAAGTAGCGGTTGCAAACGGTGCAGAAGGGTCGCAGGGACTGTTTGGCGAtctgggggggggagagggcagacCAAGTGGGTGGCGGGCAGGGTCCCCAGGTGCAGCTTGGCAGCCCCAGAGGCCTCGCCTCCCTGCTGCAGGCCACCTCCTCTGTCATCAGCTGGCTCCACTCAGCCCCTGTACCAGAGCATCGGCAAGCACGTCCCTTCCCTGTGCCACTGGCTCCGCGATGGGATGGCAGATGGCAACAGAGAGAAGACAGGAGAGAGCATACGCGCTGAGAGGAGCCCCATGGCTCAACGGCAGGGCGAGATGGTGCCTGGCCCGCGCCGGACAGACGGGGACACTGAAGCCCAAAGAAGAAACACGACGGATTCGTTGAGAAGCCACACTTCCGTGGGATGGCCACGCAGAGACAAAGACTGACACTGActtccccttccagcctggactcctgccctcccagcccccggCATGGAGACAGCACAGCCAGGGGCCCGGCAGCGTGTGGCCTCGCACCTTGTGGTCCTGCGTCCGGCGGTGCTGGATCAGGTCCCCCATGTAGTAGACCCGGCAGGTGTTGCACCAGCGCCTCAGAGGCGGCTCTCTGAATGACGACAATCAAAACAAGGGCAGGTGACACCCCGTTCCTGGAAAGACAGCCTCTCCCCCAGGTGCTCTGTAAATGCAGTGCAATTCCAACAGGCGCTCTTTGGGAAACGTAACAAAACGCTCGGGAACTTCATCTGGAGGAATACTTAAACAGGAATATGGACAAGGAGAGCTGGGCGAGAAGTGAGATTGAGAAGCTTCTGGGATGCCAGGACAGTGACACCCCTGAGGGTACCTGGCCCTGCAAACCTTTATCCTTCAGTGTGACGCCCTGTGGTCCCCAGAGCTGCTcttgcccctcacccccatggcCCTGCGGCAGGGTCCGCACATGCGCCGGGGGAGCAGCCCCACAGCCCACGTCCTTCCCACGTGGACGGTCACACTGTTCCTGCCCGGATGGAGCCCTGAGAAAGGCTCTAGTTCATGAGTTCCTGCATCACACCCCTTACGAGGCCATTGTACAGACAAGGAACACTGAGGTCCAAGGGCACACAGTTAATGGTGTGAAGAGGCCTCTGGGGGAGGGCAATGCTTAGCACAAAGGCAGACCTTGCAGATGGTAGACTCAGGGCCcgtctcagcctggcctggcctgggagacGGCCCGCCCCCCACACGGGGCCCCCGAGATCCCGCACTCACTCGTCCTCTCGCTCCAGGACGTCCCGGGGCACAGGCAGCAGGGAcaggaggcaggcctggctcATGTGCTGGATCTCCCCGagccgctgctggtgctgggccCCCAACATGTGGTCCTGGAACTCctacagcaggagggagggagggatgggcatGAGGACTGAGCCCCGGAAGGCGgtcagggctgggccccagggaggAGGCCTCCAACCTCGGCTTCATGGCCACCCAACACCAGTGAGAAGCCATTTCTCTTACAACCACCCTGTGTGGGCCACAGAAGGgtggtaaactgaggcacagagcgagcacacagcagccagagcttCCGCTCCTCCTGGAGCCTGTGTGAGCGCCTCAAAGACCGggagcagccctagctggtttggctcagtggatggagcatcggcctgcggactgaagggccccaggttcgattccagtcaagggcatgtaccttggttgcgggaacatccccaatagggagtgtgcaggaggcaactgatcaatgtttctaactctctatccctctcccttcctctctgtaaaatcaataaaatatatttaaaaagaaaaaaaaaaaaaagaccaggagCAGTCTGATGAACTCTCAGGTCTCCCAGCTCTGCTCCGGCAAGGCACAGAGTAGCGGGGGTAACTACCGCACCCGGGGTGGTAATACCCCGGTTATTAATAATGctgttattaattattaattaataatgCTGTTATTCATGCGATGCCCGCtccgggctgggcctggggctcatGACTTCAATGTCGAGTCGCTGAATCCTCAGAACCACCCGATGTGGTGGGTTCTAAATGTTTCTTCATCTGACgcatgaggaaaccgaggcacaaagGGTGAATTCCCTTCCCAGGtccacagggctgggcagggccgaTTCAAACCAGCTCAGCCTGACTGAATTCCTGCCTTCGTGGCTGCTCCGAACATGTGCTCTGAGCGATGCTCAGCTGCCAGGCCCGGGGCTCACGGGGCCCCCTGTGGCCACGCAGGCAGCCGCGGACTGGGCGGGCTGGGCAGCCCACACAGGCCCTCCACCCGACCAACCCGCTGCCCAGGGCAGGGTGGCAGTACCTGCTGGCTACCGCAGCTGGCCCTGCAGATGTAGCAGAAGAACTGGAGTGCCTGCTTGGACGGCACGCTGGCGGCAGCAGTGGGGGCGGAGGCGGAGTCGCTGGACCGTGGCCCGGGTGCGAGGGATACAGTGCTAAAGGCCCGGCTGTCACTGCTCTGCAGGATGGTGACCTTCAGGGAGCCCCCGGCACCCCACACCTAcgccaggagcaggggcagagctACCACCAGCTGGACGCTTATGGTGGGCCAGCCCCAGGGCTAAAGACCCATGAGCGTGGTCTCGTCAGGCCTCCCGAGAGCCCCCTTTaccatggggaaactgaggctctaagCTGTTCGATGActgcccaagctcacacagctgggaagcacTGCGGTCCGGATTCAAAGCCAGGCCCCCCTAAATCTAAAGCCCACCCACCCTCAAACACATGACATGGAGAAATAGAGACACAAAGGAGGAAACGCGTTTGGCCACAATCCATGGTGAAGCAGAGCTGGGCCCCGAACCCCTGGCCCGGGCTGACACTCCGCTCTCTCTAAAGAGCAACGTTACCCATGGGAGGGGACTAGACGCTCCCGTTTTGGGATGAGCAGGCTGGAAGGGACTCTTGTCCCCAAAATAGCATCAGATCTTCAGAGCAAAGGCATGTGAAGGCAGCTCGACAGCAGGAGGAGTTTGACGAACCACAGTCAAACCCACTCCGCTCTGCCCAcaagcccaggctgcaggcacacGTCCCAGGTGGGGAAACTCGAGGGGGCCCCGAGGGGGCCTGGGATAGGAAGAGGCCCTCCCACCGCTGGGCACTGTGGTCCTCATGCTGCCACATTAGCAGCTCTACCCACCCTGAGCatctctcttgctcttttttcACATTCTCCCACATCCAGGCCACCGGTCAGCTCCTCCTGGCGCTCCTCCATGCTGCCCTGGGCCGCCACCGGCTCCGGGGaggcctcctccaggcctggaATGACACAGGTGCTGTTTCCCGGGCCCATCTCCCACCGGACCCCGAGGGACCTGGGCCCCAGGGCCACcttctgtgctcacagcccaggcCTTTAAGCCTCTGGTGTGAATGGCCCCAAACCTGGTTCTGGGTCCAACCCTTGGTCCCAGGCAGCGCCCAGGCAGAGCTGGACTGTGCCAGGGGAGGACAGAGGGGTCCGGACAGAGCTGTCCCATCGCCGGGCCGGCTGGGAGCCAGCGCCCCCTTACCTGCTTCAGCTTCTACTGCACTGGGCGGCGACTCCTGCCGAGTGGCATCAGCCGGAACGGGTGCTTGCCCTGAGGCCGGCACCGGTGGCTGGGTCGGAGGCCGCCCCTCGGTCTGGTCCGGTGGCTGCACTGGCAGCTGCACTGGAGGTTGCGCTGGTGGCTGCTCCGCTGGCTGGACCCTGGGCTGTGTTCCCGCCTGGACCTGTGGacatgtctgtgtctgtgcctgcttctgcagctgtggccgcACCTGCCCTGGGGGCTGCACCTGTGCCGGTGGCTGCAGCTGTGGCTGCACCTGCGTCGGTGGCTCTGCCTCCGTCTGCGCCCGCTGCGGCGTTAAGTGCTCTGGAGaggtctgtgtctgtgcctgctTCCGCAGCGTTGGCTGCACCTGGGTGTCCACGGGCGGCATCTGTGGCTGAGTCTGTGGCTGCACCTGGGCCTGGATCTGCAGAACCCGTGGCTGGAATCGTGGCCGCACTCGGGCTTCCAGTGGGTCCGGCAGCAGCTCGGGTGTCTGCGTCTGCTTCGGTGCTGTCATCcgggcctggggctggacctTCGCCTGCCGCTGCCCTGGGGGTCCCTTTTCTGTGGGCTCCTCTGAGCTAGAAAGGATCAAAGGAGATCAAGTTTATGTCTCCCAACTGGCTCCCTAGAAAGGCGAAGACCCAGGTTCCAACCATCACTCTACTACATGCGAGCTGGGCATTTGGGCAAGCCCCTTTGGCTCCCAGGGCCCCCGTTTCACCTAAATAAATTGGTGGGATCACTTGCTCCCACCTCCCACGACTTGCTAATATGCAGCCAAGGCCCTGTagagctcccccccacccccccgcccacctAGGTCCCAGATGCACGTCTTCACCCTCCATCCTGGCCACTCCGTCTGTCTCCGGTGGCTCAGACAGTG from Eptesicus fuscus isolate TK198812 chromosome 15, DD_ASM_mEF_20220401, whole genome shotgun sequence encodes:
- the CIZ1 gene encoding cip1-interacting zinc finger protein isoform X3, translated to MFNQLQQQQLQQQLQQQQQQLLQLQQLLQQPPPQAPLPMAVSRGLPQQQPQQQLLNLQGTSAASLLSGSVLLQRALLLQQLQGLDQFAMSPATYDSTGLTMPTATLGNLRSYNLATPNLTAPSLTPPQMATPNLQQYFPQATQQSLLGPPPVRVPINPSKLTLSGRNPQKQARTTPDRKTMPVEDQAGPPEGSEEAAEPRADTPDQRSPPCPGDASKEKCTSAPEPESCEASEPPAKRSKSSEEPTEKGPPGQRQAKVQPQARMTAPKQTQTPELLPDPLEARVRPRFQPRVLQIQAQVQPQTQPQMPPVDTQVQPTLRKQAQTQTSPEHLTPQRAQTEAEPPTQVQAGTQPRVQPAEQPPAQPPVQLPVQPPDQTEGRPPTQPPVPASGQAPVPADATRQESPPSAVEAEAGLEEASPEPVAAQGSMEERQEELTGGLDVGECEKRAREMLRVWGAGGSLKVTILQSSDSRAFSTVSLAPGPRSSDSASAPTAAASVPSKQALQFFCYICRASCGSQQEFQDHMLGAQHQQRLGEIQHMSQACLLSLLPVPRDVLEREDEEPPLRRWCNTCRVYYMGDLIQHRRTQDHKIAKQSLRPFCTVCNRYFRTPRKFVEHVKSQGHKDKAKELKMFEKELAGQDEDHFITVDAVGCFEDDDEEEEEEEDNEEEIEVEEEFCKQVRSRGVATEERKDSEAHSPNTAHGADVMVPVMGYVCRICCKFYHGSSGAKLSHCKSVTHLENLQKHKKAQDPSPATRPVSRRCAITARNALTALFTSSGRSHTQPSIQDTAKPPSKVTTQAPQPPPFRRSTRLKT
- the CIZ1 gene encoding cip1-interacting zinc finger protein isoform X2 — its product is MFNQLQQQQLQQQLQQQQQQLLQLQQLLQQPPPQAPLPMAVSRGLPQQQPQQQLLNLQGTSAASLLSGSVLLQRALLLQQLQGLDQFAMSPATYDSTGLTMPTATLGNLRSYNLATPNLTAPSLTPPQMATPNLQQYFPQATQQSLLGPPPVRVPINPSKLTLSGRNPQKQARTTPDRKDSSSQTMPVEDQAGPPEGSEEAAEPRADTPDQRSPPCPGDASKEKCTSAPEPESCEASEPPAKRSKSSEEPTEKGPPGQRQAKVQPQARMTAPKQTQTPELLPDPLEARVRPRFQPRVLQIQAQVQPQTQPQMPPVDTQVQPTLRKQAQTQTSPEHLTPQRAQTEAEPPTQVQAGTQPRVQPAEQPPAQPPVQLPVQPPDQTEGRPPTQPPVPASGQAPVPADATRQESPPSAVEAEAGLEEASPEPVAAQGSMEERQEELTGGLDVGECEKRAREMLRVWGAGGSLKVTILQSSDSRAFSTVSLAPGPRSSDSASAPTAAASVPSKQALQFFCYICRASCGSQQEFQDHMLGAQHQQRLGEIQHMSQACLLSLLPVPRDVLEREDEEPPLRRWCNTCRVYYMGDLIQHRRTQDHKIAKQSLRPFCTVCNRYFRTPRKFVEHVKSQGHKDKAKELKMFEKELAGQDEDHFITVDAVGCFEDDDEEEEEEEDNEEEIEVEEEFCKQVRSRGVATEERKDSEAHSPNTAHGADVMVPVMGYVCRICCKFYHGSSGAKLSHCKSVTHLENLQKHKKAQDPSPATRPVSRRCAITARNALTALFTSSGRSHTQPSIQDTAKPPSKVTTQAPQPPPFRRSTRLKT
- the CIZ1 gene encoding cip1-interacting zinc finger protein isoform X1 — its product is MFNQLQQQQLQQQLQQQQQQLLQLQQLLQQPPPQAPLPMAVSRGLPQQQPQQQLLNLQGTSAASLLSGSVLLQRALLLQQLQGLDQFAMSPATYDSTGLTMPTATLGNLRSYNLATPNLTAPSLTPPQMATPNLQQYFPQATQQSLLGPPPVRVPINPSKLTLSGRNPQKQARTTPDRKDSSSQTMPVEDQAGPPEGSEEAAEPRADTPDQRSPPCPGDASKEKCTSAPEPESCEASEPPAKRSKSSEEPTEKGPPGQRQAKVQPQARMTAPKQTQTPELLPDPLEARVRPRFQPRVLQIQAQVQPQTQPQMPPVDTQVQPTLRKQAQTQTSPEHLTPQRAQTEAEPPTQVQPQLQPPAQVQPPGQVRPQLQKQAQTQTCPQVQAGTQPRVQPAEQPPAQPPVQLPVQPPDQTEGRPPTQPPVPASGQAPVPADATRQESPPSAVEAEAGLEEASPEPVAAQGSMEERQEELTGGLDVGECEKRAREMLRVWGAGGSLKVTILQSSDSRAFSTVSLAPGPRSSDSASAPTAAASVPSKQALQFFCYICRASCGSQQEFQDHMLGAQHQQRLGEIQHMSQACLLSLLPVPRDVLEREDEEPPLRRWCNTCRVYYMGDLIQHRRTQDHKIAKQSLRPFCTVCNRYFRTPRKFVEHVKSQGHKDKAKELKMFEKELAGQDEDHFITVDAVGCFEDDDEEEEEEEDNEEEIEVEEEFCKQVRSRGVATEERKDSEAHSPNTAHGADVMVPVMGYVCRICCKFYHGSSGAKLSHCKSVTHLENLQKHKKAQDPSPATRPVSRRCAITARNALTALFTSSGRSHTQPSIQDTAKPPSKVTTQAPQPPPFRRSTRLKT